Genomic DNA from Oscillatoria salina IIICB1:
GACCTCACTCGCTATCAAGTTCTTAACTGTTACTGCGGTCGTAGCGGCTTAATCAACTCAGGTGGTTCCTCCGGGAAAAACGACTTCGCTCAAGCAGTTCGCACCGCCGTCATTAACAAACGCGCAGGTGGATGTGGCTTAATTTCCGGTCGGAAAACCTTTCAAAAACCGTTTGCAGAAGGTGTTAAATTGTTTCAGGCGATCCAAGACGTTTATTTATCCGAAGAAATAGCGATCGCCTAACCAACAAATTAGCCCGCCTAAGCGGGCTTTGATCGTGGTAAATTAATTAATTTTTACTCACTCAGAGTCAAAATTTCCACCCCATCATCAGTAACAGCGATCGTATGCTCAAACTGCGCCGAAAGCTTACGATCCTTTGTTAAAGCAGTCCAACCATCATCCAAAACCTCAGCTTCCCAAGTCCCCTCATTAATCATTGGTTCAATAGTAAACACCATCCCAGCACGCAGACGCTTACCTTTACCTCTCGTACCATAATGAGGAACCTGCGGTGCAGTGTGAAAAACATGGCTAATTCCATGTCCCACAAAATCCTGTACCACCGAAAAGCCATGAGCTTCAGCATACTCTTGAATAGCCGCACCAATATCGCCAATTTTTTTTCCTGGTGCAACCTCAGCAATACCTCTTCGCAAACACTCCTCTGTCACCTCAACTAAT
This window encodes:
- the map gene encoding type I methionyl aminopeptidase, encoding MGSERITLLSSREIEKMRRAGRLAAQLLDRLAPMIKPGVSTLELNDEAERWTQAHGAKSAPLGYHGFPKSICTSVNEVICHGIPRADQILKDGDIINIDVTPILDGYHGDTSRTFFVGTPSPQAQKLVEVTEECLRRGIAEVAPGKKIGDIGAAIQEYAEAHGFSVVQDFVGHGISHVFHTAPQVPHYGTRGKGKRLRAGMVFTIEPMINEGTWEAEVLDDGWTALTKDRKLSAQFEHTIAVTDDGVEILTLSE